In Leisingera sp. NJS204, the following are encoded in one genomic region:
- a CDS encoding transporter substrate-binding domain-containing protein: MFLIWGQLLSAQVLTVNTVTRPPFSMVEEGRDTGFSLELLKVLSERLDWEYRVNRTSSFAEMLDGVRSGEADLAAANISITASREITMDFSHPIFESGLQIMVQADEIRQPSLFRALLSWDLAAAIGIAFLLLFGGGMLMWVFERRAQPYFDRPLKEAWFPSFWWALNLVVNGGFEERVPRTPVGRMFGVVLVVSSLFVVSVFVAKITAVMTVEAISGSVNSVNDLYGRSVATIGGSTAAGFLDRREIDYSAFSGLEEMLAAFEAGEVKSLVFDAPVLNYYVQQGGYQFGYTIGQPFLRENYGLVFPAGSPLVEEVNQALLAMQEDGSYDALYRKWFGSQN, from the coding sequence ATGTTCCTGATTTGGGGGCAATTGCTGTCTGCGCAGGTGCTGACTGTCAACACGGTCACCCGTCCGCCGTTTTCGATGGTGGAAGAGGGGCGTGACACGGGCTTCTCGCTGGAATTGCTCAAAGTCCTCTCTGAACGGTTGGATTGGGAGTACCGCGTCAACCGCACGAGCAGCTTTGCAGAGATGCTGGACGGGGTGCGCAGCGGCGAGGCGGATCTGGCCGCAGCCAATATATCCATCACCGCCTCGCGCGAAATCACGATGGACTTCAGCCATCCGATTTTTGAAAGCGGGCTGCAGATCATGGTGCAGGCCGATGAAATCCGCCAGCCGTCGCTGTTCAGGGCGCTGCTGTCCTGGGATCTGGCCGCGGCGATCGGCATTGCCTTTTTGCTGCTGTTCGGCGGCGGCATGCTGATGTGGGTTTTCGAGCGCCGCGCCCAGCCCTATTTCGACCGCCCCTTGAAAGAGGCCTGGTTTCCGTCCTTCTGGTGGGCGCTGAACCTGGTGGTGAACGGCGGATTTGAGGAACGGGTGCCGCGTACGCCGGTAGGCCGGATGTTCGGTGTGGTGCTGGTTGTGTCGTCGCTGTTCGTCGTCTCGGTCTTTGTCGCCAAGATCACTGCTGTGATGACAGTGGAGGCGATCAGCGGCTCGGTGAACTCGGTGAACGATCTTTATGGAAGATCCGTTGCAACAATCGGCGGGTCGACCGCAGCCGGGTTCCTTGATCGGCGCGAGATCGACTATTCCGCCTTTAGCGGTCTGGAAGAGATGCTGGCCGCCTTTGAAGCCGGTGAGGTGAAGTCATTGGTTTTTGATGCGCCAGTGCTGAACTATTATGTTCAACAGGGCGGGTACCAGTTCGGATACACCATAGGCCAGCCGTTCCTGCGCGAGAATTACGGGCTGGTGTTCCCGGCCGGCTCGCCGCTGGTGGAAGAGGTCAATCAGGCGCTGCTGGCAATGCAGGAGGACGGCAGCTATGACGCCCTTTACCGCAAATGGTTCGGCAGCCAGAACTGA
- a CDS encoding HutD/Ves family protein — protein MRISALTAQPVPWKNGGGVTRELALHQEDGQMIWRLSLADISRSGPFSAFPGLARIHCIVEGAGHTLSNSDTQLQAWPLKPLCFDGGLDLDCRLREGPCKACNVIYDPVRVTADAAILRDGALPDAAGSQVFFVVSGSLKLAGQGHFAPGEGIVLESTASGRISDGGVVIQLRFLPV, from the coding sequence ATGCGCATCTCCGCTCTGACTGCCCAGCCGGTGCCCTGGAAGAACGGCGGCGGTGTGACCCGTGAATTGGCCTTGCATCAGGAAGACGGCCAGATGATCTGGCGTCTCAGCCTGGCGGATATTTCGCGCAGCGGCCCGTTTTCCGCCTTTCCGGGCCTGGCCCGCATCCATTGCATCGTAGAGGGCGCGGGCCACACGCTGTCAAATAGCGATACACAGCTGCAAGCGTGGCCGCTGAAACCGCTGTGTTTCGATGGCGGCTTGGATTTGGACTGCCGTCTGCGTGAAGGGCCCTGCAAGGCCTGCAATGTGATCTACGATCCGGTGCGGGTCACGGCAGACGCCGCAATTTTGAGAGACGGCGCGCTGCCCGATGCTGCAGGCAGCCAAGTGTTCTTTGTTGTCTCCGGCAGCCTGAAGCTTGCAGGCCAGGGCCACTTTGCTCCGGGTGAAGGGATCGTCCTGGAAAGCACCGCCAGCGGAAGGATCTCCGATGGCGGCGTGGTTATCCAGTTACGGTTTTTGCCTGTTTAG
- a CDS encoding formimidoylglutamate deiminase: MQTIFAQHARLPQGWAENLRLTIESGRICSMESGAQPQPGDARADVLLPSLGNLHSHSFQRAMAGMTEYRAAGKDSFWTWRELMYRFVDRITPEQYEAIAALVFMEMLEAGYASAGEFHYVHHQPGGAHFASLTELSERVFAAASQTGIGLTHLPVLYTYGGTGKQALNGGQQRFGNSVAEFSELVARARKIAARDLPQDACVGIAPHSLRATCPEDLAAVLQIQDGLPVHIHIAEQPKEVADISDWLAARPVEWLLDNAPVDGKWCLIHATHMTSAETAGMARSGAVAGLCPITEANLGDGPFNGREYLAKNGAFGVGSDSNVRISLPEELRTLEYSQRLRDLARNVLVPGEGSVGETLYLGAAQGGAQALGRDGGRIEEGALADLVAIDSSVPALCALKPEQMLDGLCFAAGDDTVTDVWSAGRHVVQQGRHIARDSVVAGYRTAISDLLNSL, from the coding sequence ATGCAGACCATATTCGCCCAGCACGCCCGCCTGCCCCAAGGATGGGCAGAGAACCTCCGGCTGACGATTGAGAGCGGCCGGATTTGCTCAATGGAATCCGGTGCCCAGCCGCAGCCAGGCGACGCGCGGGCAGACGTGCTGCTGCCGTCGCTGGGCAATCTGCATTCCCACAGCTTTCAGCGCGCGATGGCGGGAATGACCGAATACCGCGCAGCGGGCAAGGACAGCTTCTGGACCTGGCGCGAGTTGATGTACCGGTTCGTGGACCGCATCACCCCGGAGCAATACGAGGCTATCGCTGCGCTGGTTTTCATGGAGATGCTGGAAGCCGGCTATGCCTCGGCGGGCGAGTTCCACTATGTCCATCACCAGCCGGGCGGTGCGCATTTTGCATCACTGACCGAGCTTAGCGAGCGGGTGTTTGCCGCCGCCAGCCAGACCGGTATCGGTCTCACCCATCTGCCCGTGCTCTATACTTACGGCGGGACGGGAAAACAGGCTCTGAATGGGGGCCAGCAGCGGTTTGGCAATTCGGTTGCGGAATTCTCTGAATTGGTCGCCCGGGCCCGCAAAATTGCTGCGCGGGATCTGCCGCAGGACGCCTGCGTCGGCATCGCACCGCACTCGCTGCGCGCCACCTGCCCCGAGGACCTGGCAGCAGTCCTGCAGATCCAGGACGGGCTGCCGGTGCATATCCATATCGCCGAGCAGCCAAAAGAAGTCGCCGACATCAGTGATTGGCTGGCTGCACGGCCGGTCGAATGGCTGCTGGACAACGCACCCGTCGATGGCAAATGGTGCTTGATCCATGCCACCCACATGACAAGCGCTGAGACTGCCGGCATGGCGCGTTCGGGAGCGGTCGCAGGGCTGTGCCCGATTACAGAGGCAAACCTGGGCGACGGCCCGTTCAACGGGAGAGAGTATCTGGCGAAGAATGGCGCGTTCGGGGTTGGCTCAGACTCTAACGTGCGGATTTCGCTGCCCGAGGAGCTGCGCACGCTAGAGTATTCCCAACGTTTGCGCGACCTGGCCCGCAATGTGCTGGTGCCGGGAGAAGGCTCGGTTGGGGAAACGCTGTATTTGGGCGCAGCCCAAGGCGGCGCGCAAGCCTTGGGCCGGGATGGCGGCCGGATCGAGGAAGGCGCGCTGGCGGATCTAGTGGCCATCGACAGCAGCGTCCCGGCGCTCTGCGCGCTGAAGCCGGAGCAGATGCTGGACGGACTGTGTTTTGCGGCAGGCGACGACACTGTGACGGATGTCTGGAGCGCCGGCCGCCATGTTGTGCAACAGGGCCGCCATATCGCTCGCGACAGTGTGGTTGCGGGATACCGGACCGCGATCAGCGACCTGCTGAACAGTCTCTAA
- the dapD gene encoding 2,3,4,5-tetrahydropyridine-2,6-dicarboxylate N-succinyltransferase gives MSNAQLEAAIEAAWEARDTITPATTGETREAIEDTLNALDSGSLRVAEKLDSGDWHVNQWAKKAVLLGFRIKDMEIHEGGPQAGGWWDKVDSKFAGWGEDQWKSAGFRAVPNCVVRKSAYIAPGAVLMPSFVNLGAYVGEGTMVDTWATVGSCAQIGKNVHLSGGVGIGGVLEPMQAGPTIIEDNCFIGARSEVVEGCIVREGSVLGMGVFIGKSTKIVDRETGEVTYGEVPPYSVVVAGSMPSKNNISLYCAVIVKRVDEKTRSKTGINELLRD, from the coding sequence ATGTCCAACGCCCAGCTGGAAGCAGCGATCGAAGCCGCCTGGGAGGCGCGCGACACCATCACCCCCGCCACCACCGGCGAGACCCGTGAAGCCATTGAAGACACCCTGAACGCGCTGGACTCCGGATCACTGCGGGTGGCCGAAAAGCTGGACAGCGGTGACTGGCACGTGAACCAATGGGCAAAAAAAGCGGTGCTTTTGGGCTTCCGCATCAAGGACATGGAAATCCACGAAGGCGGCCCGCAGGCCGGCGGCTGGTGGGACAAAGTCGACAGCAAATTTGCCGGCTGGGGTGAAGATCAGTGGAAATCTGCCGGCTTCCGCGCGGTGCCGAACTGCGTCGTCCGCAAATCCGCCTATATCGCGCCGGGTGCGGTGCTGATGCCTTCTTTCGTGAACCTCGGCGCCTATGTCGGCGAAGGCACCATGGTCGACACCTGGGCCACCGTCGGCTCCTGCGCGCAGATCGGCAAGAACGTGCACCTCTCCGGCGGCGTCGGCATCGGCGGCGTGCTGGAACCGATGCAGGCGGGCCCCACCATCATCGAGGACAACTGTTTCATCGGCGCCCGTTCCGAGGTGGTCGAAGGCTGCATCGTGCGCGAAGGCTCGGTTCTGGGTATGGGCGTGTTCATCGGCAAATCGACCAAGATCGTAGACCGCGAAACCGGCGAAGTGACCTATGGCGAAGTGCCGCCTTACTCGGTTGTGGTCGCAGGCTCGATGCCGTCGAAGAACAACATCAGCCTTTACTGTGCAGTGATCGTGAAGCGCGTCGATGAAAAGACCCGCTCCAAGACCGGCATCAACGAGCTGCTGCGCGACTGA
- a CDS encoding GntR family transcriptional regulator, whose translation MSATIADTIYRSLSERIITGSLPAGEKLRQDHIAREFDASHVPVREALLRLEAHGLARSEPRRGTRVSALDPSEIREVIEMRVALEVLALTHAFARLTPKDIETAEAARLACDAAQDMAGWERLNRAFHKTILAPCAMPRLLASIDDLHIAAARHLFANWQHQWTRRTDSDHAAIVQAMERRDPAAACEILRRHLRRVR comes from the coding sequence ATGTCGGCAACCATCGCAGATACCATCTACCGCAGCCTGAGCGAGCGCATCATCACCGGCAGCCTGCCTGCCGGCGAAAAACTGCGCCAGGACCATATCGCGCGCGAGTTTGACGCCAGCCACGTTCCGGTGCGCGAAGCGCTCCTGCGGCTGGAGGCGCATGGCCTCGCCCGATCCGAACCCCGCCGCGGCACCCGGGTCAGCGCCCTGGACCCTTCCGAAATCCGTGAGGTGATCGAGATGCGGGTGGCGCTGGAGGTTCTGGCCCTGACCCACGCCTTTGCCCGCCTGACACCAAAGGATATCGAAACCGCCGAGGCTGCCCGTCTCGCCTGCGACGCGGCACAGGACATGGCTGGCTGGGAACGGCTAAACCGGGCCTTTCACAAGACGATCCTTGCTCCTTGCGCGATGCCCCGGCTCTTGGCCTCGATTGACGATCTGCATATCGCCGCTGCCCGCCATTTGTTTGCCAACTGGCAGCACCAATGGACCCGCCGGACAGACAGTGATCATGCCGCCATCGTGCAGGCGATGGAGCGCCGCGATCCCGCTGCGGCTTGCGAAATCCTGCGCCGCCACCTGCGCCGGGTGCGCTGA
- a CDS encoding threonine/serine dehydratase, translating into MNWQDEIRNAAERVSPHVQQTPVMQTQGFGLDFPVELKLEHMQHTGSFKARGAFNTLLSQPVPPAGLVAASGGNHGAAAAYAAHQLGHKARIYVPEMAGPAKISLIERTGADLQVVPGAYANALEQAQAYEADTGAMQVHAYDAPATVAGQGTCFAEWQAQGLEADTLLIAVGGGGLIAGALAWFQGAKKIVAVEPETSCALNAALLARQPVDVDVSGVAANALGAKRIGAICFELASQPGLPSVTVPDSAITRAQTALWRERRILVEPAGATALAALLCGAYRPAPGERVAVLICGGNIAPDPLG; encoded by the coding sequence ATGAACTGGCAGGATGAAATCAGGAACGCAGCAGAACGCGTTAGCCCCCATGTGCAGCAGACCCCGGTGATGCAAACGCAGGGCTTCGGCCTGGATTTCCCGGTGGAGCTGAAGCTGGAGCACATGCAGCACACCGGCAGCTTTAAGGCCCGCGGTGCCTTCAACACATTGCTGAGCCAGCCAGTGCCGCCGGCGGGACTGGTGGCGGCCTCGGGCGGCAACCACGGCGCCGCCGCGGCCTATGCCGCGCACCAGCTGGGCCACAAGGCCCGGATTTACGTGCCCGAGATGGCAGGCCCGGCCAAAATATCACTGATCGAACGAACCGGGGCTGATCTGCAGGTGGTACCCGGCGCCTATGCCAACGCACTGGAACAGGCCCAGGCCTATGAGGCGGATACCGGCGCCATGCAGGTCCACGCCTACGACGCTCCCGCCACGGTTGCGGGCCAGGGCACCTGCTTTGCCGAATGGCAGGCCCAAGGCCTTGAGGCAGATACCCTTCTGATCGCGGTGGGCGGCGGCGGGCTGATTGCCGGCGCACTGGCCTGGTTCCAGGGAGCAAAGAAGATCGTGGCGGTGGAGCCCGAAACCTCTTGCGCGCTGAATGCGGCATTGCTGGCCCGTCAGCCGGTGGATGTGGACGTCTCCGGCGTCGCGGCCAACGCTCTTGGCGCCAAACGCATCGGCGCTATCTGTTTCGAACTTGCCTCGCAACCGGGCCTGCCTTCGGTGACTGTACCGGACAGCGCCATCACCAGGGCACAGACCGCATTGTGGCGCGAACGTCGGATCCTGGTTGAACCCGCAGGCGCCACTGCCTTGGCCGCACTGTTGTGCGGCGCCTACCGCCCTGCGCCCGGCGAGCGTGTGGCGGTGCTGATCTGCGGCGGCAACATAGCCCCGGACCCGTTGGGATAA
- a CDS encoding TIGR00730 family Rossman fold protein, giving the protein MTEDRHSRFRDAHSDRDRAEHVPATPQTQAPAYRLAFADEEFLCREELRPVRLQLELLKPELMLNEHGIESTIVMFGGARIPDPKHKDQARTKTLADLSHFYDEAREFARLMTEKSKESGGRQNVIVTGGGPGVMEAGNRGALDAGGQSIGLSIVLPHEQAPNGYVTPDLSFNFHYFAIRKMHFLMRARAITVFPGGFGTLDELFESLTLIQTGRMERVPFLLFGKEFWDRIINWEALGDAGTISDQDLDLFRVVDTAQEAVEIIDNWEPAPPRDSLPGRER; this is encoded by the coding sequence ATGACCGAAGACCGCCACAGCCGATTCCGCGATGCCCATTCCGACCGGGACCGGGCCGAACATGTGCCCGCCACGCCGCAGACCCAGGCGCCTGCCTACCGGCTTGCCTTTGCCGATGAAGAGTTTCTGTGCCGCGAGGAGCTGCGCCCGGTGCGGCTGCAGCTGGAGCTGCTGAAGCCTGAGCTGATGCTGAACGAACATGGCATCGAAAGCACCATCGTGATGTTTGGCGGCGCGCGGATCCCGGATCCCAAGCATAAGGATCAGGCGCGGACAAAGACGCTGGCGGATTTGTCGCATTTCTACGATGAGGCGCGCGAGTTTGCCCGGCTGATGACCGAAAAATCGAAGGAGAGCGGCGGCCGTCAGAACGTGATCGTAACCGGCGGCGGCCCCGGTGTGATGGAGGCGGGCAACCGCGGCGCGCTGGACGCGGGCGGCCAGTCCATTGGCCTGTCGATCGTGCTGCCGCATGAGCAGGCGCCCAACGGCTACGTAACGCCGGACCTCAGCTTCAATTTCCACTACTTCGCGATCCGCAAGATGCATTTCCTGATGCGGGCGCGGGCGATCACCGTATTCCCCGGCGGTTTCGGCACGCTGGATGAGCTGTTCGAGAGCCTGACCCTGATCCAGACCGGCCGGATGGAGCGGGTGCCCTTCCTGCTGTTCGGCAAGGAATTTTGGGACCGGATCATCAACTGGGAGGCGCTGGGTGACGCCGGCACCATTTCGGATCAGGATCTGGACCTGTTCCGCGTGGTCGACACTGCCCAGGAAGCGGTGGAGATCATCGACAACTGGGAGCCTGCGCCGCCGCGCGACAGCCTGCCCGGACGCGAGCGCTAA
- a CDS encoding reprolysin-like metallopeptidase: MSEVTDYTALLAYTSNSSLRWNSLTEPGTQTVVTYSFVETSDLGSVADDPYGASSYWSFNSTQRDYFRLALAEFEEASGLLFVETDGPAMINAFGYNGGSAAGWADLAWSTSYSTNEGELAIKSSNMAPGSYGYETVLHEIGHALGLEHPHDGDNTLADHLDDQEHTVMTYNYAGYNVTELGTFDVQALTHLYGDTGSTAGWRAYANTAGDVVIKASSRAETVLATGQDTKIYAKGGDDTVIGREADDRLFGGGGADTLTGGFGEDRLAGGKGSDVLIGGLDETDYSGAYGEDDFLKGNGGRDTLFGGQGDDRLIGGNGKDRLVGGEGSDVLTGGKHADVFVFVSADYWEDEVIKDFGKGNDRIEFSDTSVDDFGDLTITQVNGNTLIDYFGSHEIELTGYTGTLTEDHFLFT; encoded by the coding sequence ATGTCCGAAGTTACAGATTACACGGCGCTTTTAGCCTATACATCGAACAGCAGCCTCCGCTGGAACAGCCTGACTGAGCCCGGTACTCAAACCGTGGTGACATACAGTTTTGTTGAGACCAGCGATTTGGGCAGTGTGGCTGACGACCCTTATGGCGCCAGCAGCTATTGGTCCTTCAACAGCACGCAGCGCGACTATTTCCGCCTGGCTCTTGCGGAGTTCGAAGAGGCGTCCGGCCTGCTGTTTGTCGAAACGGACGGCCCGGCGATGATCAACGCCTTTGGCTACAATGGCGGCTCTGCTGCGGGCTGGGCGGATCTTGCCTGGTCCACCTCATATTCCACCAATGAGGGGGAACTGGCGATTAAAAGCAGCAATATGGCGCCAGGGTCCTATGGCTATGAAACGGTGCTGCATGAGATCGGTCATGCACTGGGTCTTGAACACCCGCATGACGGTGACAATACGCTGGCGGACCATCTGGACGACCAGGAGCACACCGTGATGACCTATAACTATGCCGGGTATAACGTCACGGAGCTGGGTACGTTTGATGTGCAAGCCCTGACCCATCTTTATGGCGATACCGGCAGCACCGCAGGATGGAGAGCTTACGCCAATACGGCGGGCGACGTGGTGATCAAGGCCAGCAGCCGAGCAGAAACTGTATTGGCGACCGGGCAGGATACCAAGATTTATGCCAAGGGCGGCGATGACACTGTTATCGGACGCGAAGCGGATGACCGTCTGTTCGGCGGCGGCGGCGCGGACACTCTGACCGGTGGCTTTGGCGAAGACAGGCTGGCAGGCGGCAAGGGCTCGGACGTACTTATCGGCGGCTTGGATGAGACCGACTATTCAGGCGCCTACGGTGAAGACGACTTTCTCAAAGGAAATGGCGGCCGCGATACGCTTTTCGGTGGCCAGGGGGATGACAGGCTGATCGGTGGCAACGGGAAAGACCGCCTTGTCGGCGGTGAAGGGTCTGACGTCTTGACAGGAGGCAAACACGCGGATGTTTTTGTGTTCGTGTCTGCCGATTATTGGGAAGACGAAGTCATCAAGGATTTCGGCAAAGGCAATGACCGGATCGAATTCTCTGACACCTCAGTGGACGATTTCGGCGATCTGACCATCACACAGGTTAATGGCAACACGCTGATAGACTATTTCGGCAGTCACGAGATTGAGCTGACCGGCTATACCGGCACGCTCACCGAGGACCACTTCCTGTTTACTTGA
- the rlmN gene encoding 23S rRNA (adenine(2503)-C(2))-methyltransferase RlmN codes for MTASAPITQDVLTLPRKDPEGGKINLVGLTRERMREVLIEHGTPEKQAKMRVGQIWQWIYQWGKRDFADMTNLAKAYRAELADTFEVRIPEVVSKQVSTDGTRKYLVRINGGHEVEVVYIPEDGRGTLCISSQVGCTLTCSFCHTGTQKLVRNLTPAEIVGQVMMARDDLEEWPVPGAPKDETRLLSNIVLMGMGEPLYNFDNVRDAMKIAMDPEGISLSRRRITLSTSGVVPEIARTAEEIGCLLAISFHATTNEIRDKLVPINKRWNIDTLLQALADYPKVSNSERITFEYVMLDGVNDTDADAHRLIEHIKRYNIPAKINLIPFNEWPGSPYKRSSNNRIHAFANIVYQAGYASPIRKTRGDDIMAACGQLKSATERARKSRKQIEAETGLK; via the coding sequence ATGACCGCCAGCGCGCCGATCACCCAGGACGTATTGACCCTGCCCCGCAAGGATCCCGAGGGCGGCAAGATCAACCTTGTCGGCCTCACCCGCGAGCGCATGCGCGAGGTGCTGATCGAACATGGCACACCGGAAAAGCAGGCCAAGATGCGGGTCGGGCAGATCTGGCAGTGGATCTATCAATGGGGCAAGCGCGATTTCGCGGATATGACCAACCTGGCCAAAGCTTACCGCGCGGAACTGGCGGACACATTCGAAGTCCGCATTCCGGAAGTGGTGAGCAAACAGGTCTCCACCGATGGCACCCGCAAGTATCTGGTGCGCATCAATGGCGGCCATGAGGTCGAGGTCGTCTATATCCCCGAAGACGGCCGCGGCACGCTGTGTATCTCTTCCCAGGTGGGCTGCACCCTGACCTGCTCTTTCTGCCATACCGGCACCCAGAAGCTGGTGCGCAACCTGACCCCGGCCGAGATTGTCGGCCAAGTGATGATGGCGCGCGACGATCTGGAAGAATGGCCGGTACCGGGCGCGCCCAAGGACGAAACCCGCCTGCTGTCAAACATCGTGCTGATGGGTATGGGCGAGCCGCTGTACAATTTCGACAACGTGCGCGATGCAATGAAGATTGCGATGGATCCCGAGGGCATCTCGCTCAGCCGCCGCCGGATCACCCTGTCGACCTCAGGCGTGGTGCCGGAGATTGCCCGCACCGCCGAAGAAATCGGCTGTCTGCTGGCAATTTCCTTTCACGCCACCACCAACGAGATCCGCGACAAGCTGGTGCCGATCAACAAACGCTGGAACATCGACACGCTGCTGCAGGCGCTGGCGGATTACCCCAAAGTGTCGAACTCCGAGCGGATCACATTTGAATATGTGATGCTGGACGGGGTGAACGACACAGACGCGGACGCGCACCGTCTGATCGAGCACATCAAGCGCTACAATATCCCGGCCAAGATAAACCTGATCCCGTTCAATGAATGGCCCGGCAGCCCGTACAAGCGGTCCTCTAACAACCGTATTCATGCCTTTGCCAATATTGTCTATCAGGCCGGCTATGCCTCGCCGATCCGCAAGACCCGCGGCGATGACATCATGGCGGCCTGCGGCCAGCTGAAATCGGCGACCGAGCGCGCCCGCAAAAGCCGCAAGCAGATTGAGGCCGAAACCGGGTTGAAGTAA
- a CDS encoding lysozyme inhibitor LprI family protein, whose translation MPNSASLPCACLAVALLFPPAFANPALECGAGTREEIGSCVADDEEGVEAALLNALEAAMVAAAERDNTNGGTAVEAALMQSQTAWEAFRGAHCAFAGEAHAVREDAGIATRACWTTLGRARVEELVRFSK comes from the coding sequence ATGCCGAACTCAGCCAGTCTCCCGTGCGCTTGCCTTGCAGTTGCGCTGCTCTTCCCGCCCGCTTTTGCCAACCCGGCGCTGGAATGCGGCGCTGGAACCCGTGAGGAAATCGGATCCTGCGTGGCGGACGATGAAGAAGGGGTGGAAGCCGCACTGCTCAACGCGCTGGAAGCCGCAATGGTCGCCGCTGCAGAGCGCGACAACACCAATGGCGGGACTGCGGTTGAAGCTGCACTGATGCAGAGCCAGACTGCATGGGAAGCGTTCCGGGGTGCGCATTGCGCTTTTGCCGGCGAGGCCCATGCAGTACGTGAAGACGCAGGAATTGCAACGCGGGCCTGCTGGACAACCTTGGGCCGCGCCCGGGTCGAAGAACTGGTGCGGTTTTCCAAATAG
- a CDS encoding invasion associated locus B family protein, translating into MALKLARVAAGLCLAALATTASAQATSNNRVAAKVDWSVFEGENPNECWGVSAPKETVNTRDGRVVAVRRSEIQLFVTFRSSDAPKGEVSFTGGYPFAPGSTVNMAIGESEFELFTEGEWAWPATPADDAKIVTAMKRGANAVLTARSARGTQTKDSFSLLGFTAALDDAEKRCSK; encoded by the coding sequence ATGGCATTGAAACTTGCCCGCGTGGCTGCGGGCCTGTGTCTGGCAGCATTGGCAACCACCGCATCTGCGCAAGCAACGTCGAATAACCGCGTTGCGGCCAAGGTGGACTGGAGCGTCTTTGAAGGCGAAAACCCAAATGAATGCTGGGGGGTTTCCGCACCAAAGGAAACCGTGAACACCCGCGACGGCCGCGTCGTGGCGGTGCGCCGCAGCGAGATCCAGCTGTTTGTCACCTTCCGCAGCAGCGATGCCCCCAAAGGCGAAGTCAGCTTTACCGGCGGCTACCCCTTTGCGCCGGGATCCACCGTGAACATGGCCATCGGCGAGTCCGAATTTGAACTGTTCACCGAGGGCGAATGGGCCTGGCCGGCCACGCCTGCGGATGATGCCAAGATTGTCACCGCCATGAAACGCGGCGCAAATGCGGTGCTGACCGCGCGCTCCGCCCGGGGCACCCAAACCAAGGACAGCTTCTCGCTGCTGGGCTTTACAGCCGCCTTGGATGACGCGGAGAAACGCTGCAGCAAGTAA
- a CDS encoding asparaginase, whose protein sequence is MPKPVPMAEVWRGPLLESLHLGHAVICDDTGKVVRSWGDPDAVIYPRSSAKMIQALPLITSGAAARYGLTSEQLALACASHNGAHIHTERVNTWLNQLGLGDDDFRCGTQLPDDIPARNELIKNDNSPCQVHNNCSGKHAGFLTLTQYLGAGAEYIEIDHPVQQACLAAFEETTGQDSPGYGIDGCSAPNFATTVSGLARSMAWFASAADRSDRASQAAQQLVAAMTAHPELVAGETRCCTNLMRAMGGKVAVKTGAEAVFIAILPEQKMGVAVKITDGATRASECAIAALMVSLGVLEAEHPETRKYMNKTLYSRRGLECGSIRPAAELLF, encoded by the coding sequence ATGCCGAAACCTGTGCCCATGGCCGAAGTCTGGCGGGGTCCGCTGCTGGAGAGCCTGCATCTGGGTCATGCCGTCATTTGTGATGACACGGGCAAGGTGGTGCGCAGCTGGGGGGATCCGGATGCGGTGATCTACCCGCGCAGCTCGGCCAAGATGATCCAGGCGCTGCCGCTGATCACCTCCGGCGCTGCCGCGCGCTATGGTTTGACATCCGAACAGCTGGCGCTTGCCTGTGCGTCCCACAACGGCGCGCATATCCATACCGAGCGGGTGAATACCTGGCTGAATCAGCTGGGCCTTGGCGATGACGACTTCCGCTGCGGTACGCAATTGCCAGATGACATCCCGGCCCGCAATGAGCTGATCAAGAACGACAACAGCCCCTGCCAGGTTCACAACAACTGCTCTGGCAAACACGCGGGCTTTCTGACCCTGACGCAATATCTGGGGGCAGGGGCCGAGTATATCGAAATTGATCACCCGGTGCAGCAGGCCTGTTTGGCGGCGTTTGAGGAAACCACCGGGCAGGATAGTCCCGGCTATGGCATCGACGGCTGCTCAGCGCCGAATTTTGCCACCACCGTATCTGGCCTCGCACGGTCCATGGCTTGGTTTGCCAGTGCTGCAGACCGCTCTGACCGCGCATCGCAAGCGGCGCAGCAGCTGGTCGCGGCAATGACGGCGCATCCCGAATTGGTCGCAGGCGAAACCCGCTGCTGCACCAACCTGATGCGGGCCATGGGCGGAAAAGTGGCGGTCAAGACCGGCGCCGAAGCGGTGTTCATCGCGATCCTGCCTGAACAGAAAATGGGTGTAGCCGTGAAGATAACCGACGGCGCCACCCGCGCCAGCGAATGCGCAATTGCCGCGCTGATGGTCAGCCTTGGTGTGCTGGAGGCCGAGCATCCGGAAACCCGCAAATACATGAACAAGACACTTTACAGCCGCCGCGGGCTGGAGTGCGGATCCATCCGCCCGGCAGCCGAACTGCTGTTCTGA